In Rhodospirillum rubrum ATCC 11170, a genomic segment contains:
- the ccoO gene encoding cytochrome-c oxidase, cbb3-type subunit II yields MSLLKHHAKIETNALFLTVGIFLTVIIGGIVEIVPLFTIESTIEKVEGVRPYTPLELAGRNIYVREGCYNCHSQMVRPFRDEMERYGHYSLAAESMYDHPFQWASKRTGPDLARVGGKYSNDWHRRHLINPRDVVPESIMPGYPHLLRDALAFPDAAAHMKTLELVGVPYSKIDGAYDNAVADFEAQANPDADHTALLARYPKAVVGDFDGQPGTITEMDALIAYLQVLGTMVDFTQFDPAKANAIR; encoded by the coding sequence ATGAGTCTGCTCAAGCATCACGCCAAGATCGAAACCAACGCCCTGTTCCTCACCGTGGGGATTTTCCTCACGGTGATCATCGGCGGCATCGTCGAGATCGTGCCGCTGTTCACGATCGAAAGCACCATCGAGAAGGTGGAGGGCGTGCGTCCCTACACCCCGCTCGAACTGGCCGGACGCAACATCTACGTCCGCGAAGGCTGCTACAACTGCCATAGCCAGATGGTGCGGCCGTTCCGCGACGAGATGGAGCGCTACGGCCATTACTCGCTCGCGGCCGAAAGCATGTACGACCATCCCTTCCAGTGGGCGTCCAAGCGCACCGGGCCCGATCTGGCCCGGGTGGGCGGCAAGTATTCCAACGACTGGCATCGCCGCCATCTGATCAATCCCCGCGACGTGGTTCCCGAATCGATCATGCCGGGCTATCCGCATCTGCTGCGCGACGCACTCGCCTTCCCCGACGCGGCGGCGCATATGAAAACCCTCGAGCTGGTGGGCGTGCCCTATTCGAAGATCGACGGCGCCTATGACAACGCCGTGGCCGATTTCGAAGCCCAGGCCAATCCCGACGCCGATCACACCGCCCTTCTCGCCCGCTATCCCAAGGCGGTGGTCGGTGATTTCGACGGTCAGCCGGGGACGATCACCGAAATGGACGCCCTGATCGCCTATCTTCAGGTTCTTGGCACCATGGTGGACTTCACCCAGTTCGATCCGGCCAAAGCCAACGCGATCCGCTGA
- the rlmN gene encoding 23S rRNA (adenine(2503)-C(2))-methyltransferase RlmN — protein sequence MPLHRVEALGEPQDRTGKTFSGRTNGPISSPLTDTERRMSIPQNPAPVNLVGLSREEIAALLRDMGEKPFRAKQLWHWVYHRGETDFSAMTTLGTPLRAKLAETCVVARPHVVREQRSEDGTRKWLLRFPDGNEAETVYIPEDDRGALCVSSQVGCTLTCRFCHTGTQLLVRNLTAHEIVGQFMAARDAYGEWPSPTDESRQLSNIVLMGMGEPLYNYDNVAKAIGILLDNEGIAVSRRRITLSTSGVVPMIRRCGAELGVNLAVSLHAARDEIRDEIMPINRKYPLAELMAACREYPGASNARRITFEYVMLKGVNDSEADARALIKLVEGVPCKFNLIPFNPWPGSGFECPPIRHIERFANILFEAGYTAPIRMPRGRDILAACGQLRSDSLRERASLHKARLAAGVADDHAPAAAPLADTPGAVA from the coding sequence ATGCCCTTACACCGGGTGGAAGCATTGGGAGAACCCCAGGACAGGACCGGAAAAACCTTTTCCGGCAGAACGAACGGACCTATATCAAGTCCCTTAACGGATACAGAGCGACGCATGTCTATACCGCAAAACCCCGCGCCGGTGAACCTTGTCGGCCTCTCAAGAGAAGAGATTGCCGCCCTTCTACGCGATATGGGCGAAAAACCCTTCAGAGCAAAGCAGCTCTGGCACTGGGTCTACCACCGCGGCGAAACCGACTTTTCGGCCATGACCACCCTTGGAACGCCCTTGCGGGCGAAGCTGGCGGAAACCTGCGTGGTCGCCCGCCCGCACGTTGTTCGAGAACAGCGCTCCGAGGATGGAACGCGTAAGTGGCTACTTCGGTTCCCTGACGGAAACGAGGCCGAAACCGTTTATATTCCTGAAGACGATCGGGGCGCTCTCTGTGTGTCCTCGCAGGTCGGCTGCACGCTGACCTGCCGGTTCTGTCATACGGGCACCCAGTTGCTGGTCCGCAACCTGACCGCCCACGAGATCGTCGGCCAGTTCATGGCCGCGCGCGACGCCTATGGCGAATGGCCGTCGCCGACCGACGAGTCGCGCCAACTGTCCAACATCGTGCTGATGGGCATGGGCGAACCGCTCTACAACTACGACAACGTCGCCAAGGCGATCGGCATCCTGCTTGATAACGAGGGGATCGCCGTCTCGCGGCGGCGGATCACGCTTTCGACCTCGGGGGTGGTGCCGATGATCCGGCGCTGCGGCGCCGAGCTGGGCGTCAATCTGGCGGTCAGCCTGCATGCGGCGCGCGACGAGATCCGCGACGAGATCATGCCGATCAACCGCAAATATCCGCTGGCCGAGTTGATGGCGGCCTGCCGCGAGTATCCGGGCGCCAGCAACGCCCGGCGCATCACCTTTGAATACGTCATGCTCAAGGGCGTGAACGATTCCGAAGCCGACGCCCGCGCCCTGATCAAGCTGGTCGAGGGGGTTCCCTGCAAGTTCAACCTGATCCCCTTCAATCCCTGGCCGGGCTCGGGCTTCGAATGCCCGCCGATCCGCCATATCGAGCGCTTCGCCAACATCTTGTTCGAGGCCGGCTACACGGCGCCGATCCGCATGCCGCGCGGCCGCGACATCCTGGCCGCCTGCGGTCAGCTGCGCAGCGACTCCTTGCGCGAACGCGCCAGCCTGCATAAGGCCCGGCTGGCGGCCGGAGTGGCCGACGATCACGCCCCGGCCGCCGCTCCCTTGGCGGATACTCCGGGCGCCGTGGCCTAA
- a CDS encoding cbb3-type cytochrome c oxidase subunit 3: protein MAMLEHLADALRHLWGLWLMLIFAGIIFWAFRPRNKDRFEKYGAIPLRDDQDEERNNGGHS, encoded by the coding sequence ATGGCTATGCTTGAACACCTAGCCGATGCTCTGCGGCATCTGTGGGGTCTATGGCTGATGCTGATCTTCGCGGGGATCATTTTCTGGGCCTTCCGGCCGCGGAATAAGGATCGCTTTGAGAAATATGGCGCAATCCCCTTGCGGGACGACCAAGACGAGGAGCGAAACAATGGCGGGCATTCCTGA
- the ccoP gene encoding cytochrome-c oxidase, cbb3-type subunit III: protein MAGIPEKDAISGQSTTGHEWDGITELNTPLPAWWVWVFYATIVWALAYVVVYPAIPLGASATPGLFGWHSRTELQKDMNQAYQAFHADKVARIESMDVDAIIADDPLRQYATRAGEVIFKENCAPCHQSGGAGNYGYPTLADDEWLWGGTADAIYTTVRHGIRDTNTFDDTRFNEMPSFAELPEEDLNALADYVVAASAGSLPAGHGQQLFEENCAVCHASESSGPVPDGNQAMGAPALNNQIWLYKGDKESILAQLRAPKQGMMPGWANRLKDSDIKSATVYVHSLGGGQ, encoded by the coding sequence ATGGCGGGCATTCCTGAAAAGGACGCCATTTCCGGCCAGTCCACCACTGGCCACGAGTGGGATGGAATCACCGAGCTCAATACTCCCCTGCCGGCGTGGTGGGTGTGGGTGTTCTATGCGACGATCGTTTGGGCGTTGGCCTATGTGGTGGTCTATCCGGCCATCCCGCTGGGCGCCAGCGCGACCCCGGGTCTGTTCGGCTGGCACAGCCGCACGGAGCTGCAAAAGGACATGAATCAGGCCTATCAGGCCTTTCATGCCGATAAGGTCGCGCGGATCGAAAGCATGGATGTCGATGCCATCATCGCCGATGATCCCTTGCGTCAATACGCGACGCGGGCCGGCGAGGTGATCTTCAAGGAAAACTGCGCCCCCTGCCATCAGTCCGGCGGAGCGGGCAACTACGGTTATCCGACGCTGGCCGACGACGAATGGCTGTGGGGCGGCACCGCCGATGCCATCTACACCACCGTTCGCCACGGCATCCGCGACACCAACACCTTCGACGACACCCGCTTCAACGAAATGCCGTCCTTCGCCGAACTGCCCGAAGAAGACCTGAACGCCTTGGCCGACTATGTGGTCGCGGCGTCGGCCGGGTCGCTTCCCGCCGGCCATGGTCAGCAGCTGTTTGAAGAGAACTGCGCCGTCTGCCACGCCTCGGAAAGCAGCGGGCCGGTGCCCGATGGCAATCAGGCGATGGGCGCTCCGGCGCTCAACAACCAGATCTGGCTTTACAAGGGCGACAAGGAGTCGATCCTCGCCCAGTTGCGCGCCCCCAAACAGGGCATGATGCCGGGCTGGGCCAATCGCCTGAAGGATAGCGATATCAAATCGGCGACCGTCTACGTCCACAGCCTGGGCGGTGGCCAGTAA